A region of Methylibium petroleiphilum PM1 DNA encodes the following proteins:
- a CDS encoding HDOD domain-containing protein — MSDLNRVFGQATRLPHLPEVVLELDRVTRSDGSDMRQIADVIAKDQVVAAKALRLANSAFYGSKGSVGTIEHAIRVLGISDFRVLVLASCAMSAVGTVRGVDMTNHWMHSAIAGQVAAAITARGSSEGSSAFAAGLLHSLGVLVMHLTLPDEAQQVRDRSVAMDLPARAAVEKEVLGFDHAQVGGELLRRWGLPATITEAVQQYIARDAAPRGLPSAVYCGSVSASGALRGDGIESVLEGIGGETLGSLGVEQKWLADQLKRSADQAGALVSAIS, encoded by the coding sequence ATGAGCGATCTGAACCGCGTCTTTGGACAGGCCACACGACTGCCGCATCTGCCGGAAGTCGTCTTGGAGCTCGACCGCGTAACGCGAAGCGATGGTTCGGACATGCGTCAGATCGCCGATGTGATCGCCAAGGACCAGGTGGTGGCCGCGAAAGCGCTGCGCCTGGCCAACAGCGCCTTCTACGGAAGCAAGGGCAGCGTAGGCACGATCGAGCACGCGATTCGGGTGCTCGGAATCAGCGATTTCAGGGTGCTGGTCCTCGCGTCATGCGCAATGTCTGCAGTCGGGACCGTTCGTGGCGTGGACATGACCAACCACTGGATGCACAGCGCCATCGCTGGGCAGGTGGCGGCGGCGATCACGGCGCGAGGCAGTAGCGAGGGGTCTTCGGCGTTTGCCGCAGGCCTGCTGCACAGCTTGGGCGTGCTCGTCATGCACCTCACTCTGCCGGATGAGGCTCAGCAGGTGCGCGATCGGTCAGTCGCCATGGACCTTCCGGCACGTGCCGCAGTCGAGAAAGAAGTGCTTGGATTCGATCATGCCCAGGTCGGTGGCGAGCTCCTGAGGCGGTGGGGTTTGCCAGCGACGATCACTGAGGCAGTGCAGCAGTACATCGCGCGTGACGCAGCGCCACGCGGGCTCCCTTCGGCCGTCTACTGCGGGAGCGTGTCGGCGAGCGGCGCGCTGAGAGGGGACGGCATCGAGTCGGTGCTCGAAGGCATCGGTGGCGAAACTCTCGGCTCGCTAGGCGTGGAGCAGAAGTGGCTGGCGGATCAGCTGAAGCGAAGCGCCGACCAGGCTGGAGCACTGGTCTCAGCCATCTCATGA